The DNA segment AACCCGCTTCGCTGCCTGGATCAGAGTGAAATGTCGTGTGATATCGCTTTCGGGCAGCTGATAGAGTCCTCGACTAATTCGTTATAGACGGCCATCTCGAACCAGACGTGTTAGATAAACTCTCGAAATTCCGAGATCATCCAGTTCGCAGGCACGGATAATGCTATTTTTTCGAACGTAATCAGGCAGTTTTTGAGCAGGTGTACTGGCCACTATCGTTTCTTTTTCTCCTCATTTATTTTTTATTGAGAAGATTATGGAACATTAAACTTTAGGTATCAAGTCCCATATTCAAAAAAGAGTTAAGATTTATTATTGGAATGCCGATAAAGTAATTAAAGAAATATTTAATTGATCAGCTGAAGGGCAAACCTTCCGAAAGGTAGGGGCGCAAAGCTTCCGGTCTAAGTCCGTTTCAAACGGATAAGATAGCGGGGTTGCTAAGCCAAAGAAATAGCAACCCGCTTCTTTTCGGAAGTGGGTTTTTTTATTCTATGTCAGAATATAAAATGAGTTGATCTTAACAAGGAGGTAAATACATGAGCACAACCATAAACAATTCAGTTCAAAACCTTAGTGTCATTCAAAAGGAGTTTGAGCAGCCTAATTTAGAGAAGCAGCGAGTTAAAACCGAAAAGTCTCAAGACTACAATTCAGATATTGCTAAAGACACAGTCGAAATTCAGAACTCATCTCGGGGTTCAATCAAATCCAGCCAGGATAGCAATGAAATTAAAGACGCAGAGGAAGCTCAAAAGACGGTAGAGGACGTTGTAAGATTAATTAACTCAGAAAGCGATAAATTACAGGGGGAACAGATACACAAGCTTGACCCAGGAAGTATAGTCGATTTGTTGGCATAGATAAACGATTTTGGGAGCCTTATACTTTTACCCTTGAAGGCAATCAATCAACGGCTCTATTAAAGGACGAAAACAATATATGAAAAGGAGAAAGACAGTATTAATATTGAGTTTGGTTTTTAAAAAAGTTTCATCTGGGTTGAGTTTTTATCAGGGCTTGAATAATAAATTTGCTCTGTGATCAGGCCTAAATCTTTCTGCTTCAATTCTTTTGACCAATTTTTACAGAATTCCGGCTGGGGCCTGTCTGAATACTCGACTTCAAACACGCCGGTTTCTGCTTGCGTGATATTCAAAGGGTCATTAAATATCAATTCTTTTTCTTGTGCGGTCATTACCGGAAAGCCGTAATGTTCATTTTCGTATTTGAATCCGCCCTTGGTTGTTAACCGTTCAACGACAAACTCCATGTGTCTGGCAAGCCGTCTCCGAATGAATTGTTTGGACGAGTCAACAACAGCATCCTTGATCCGGTCGATAACATTTTCCAGTGTCGAGTCTATTTCGTATCCAATGCTGTTTCTGCCTGAGGCAATTGCGGCGGCAGTCGTTGTTCCTGTTCCTAAAAAAGGATCAAGAACAGTATCGCCTTTGGCCGAATACATGTTGATCAATCGATACACGACCTCAAAGGGATAGGCGGCACTTCTTTTCCGGACATCTTTGTCGTTGAGGGCTTGCGGGGTTCCCTTGACATCAAACCACACGTCCGAAAACCAGCTATTGCGTTCCTCCCAGAAAAAGGCACTTTCTCGCCTTATTTTTTTTTCTTCCTCTTTTTTGAACTCCCTTTTGGGACCTTTTCTCAAAATTAAAATATATTCGTGTTCCAAGGTTACGTATGCTCCGGCCGGAAGCATGCCTGATCCCATGAACTTGTTGGGCGCATTGGTTTGTTTTCTCCACAGGATGCACGGAAGCGCCGAGAAACCAAGTTCCAGCGCGGTTTTCAAAATCCTCATGTGGTTCGGATACAAAACGAAATTGCCGTTAATGGTTCGGGTCGCATCACCGATATTGATACAGGCAAAGCCCCCGGGCTTTAAAACACGATAAACTTCAGCCCATATAAAGTCTAAAATATCATGCATTAATTCAAAAGATTTGAGACCTTCTCCTTTTATCAAGGCTGCCTCTATAAGTGGATTCTGCTTTGAAAACACGCTATCCCACATTTCAATCATGGGATAAGGGGGTGAAGTTACAGTTAAATCCACAGAATTATCTTCGATTTCATCCATTTGTGTACAATTTTTAAAATATATTCTGTGTTTTGCCTTCATTATAAAAAAATTTGTCAATTTAAAGGTTTATTTACCGTCACTCTTTTTTAAACACCATTTTGGTAAATTAAAACAATTTTTAATACTCTTGTCAATATTATTTTTTCAATAATTCCAGCTAGATAAAACGCGTTTTCAACAAAGAAAAAGTTGTTGACAAATAGCATAAAAGAAAAACTTGTTAACAACTTCGCAAGCCTTTAAGATATCAATAAAAATCTTTTAAAGGGACTGTTAATAAAATGTTAATAATTATTTTGGGGGTAATTTATGGAAAAGCAAATCGTTCGATTTTAGAACAAAGATAGATTCTGTTTGTATGTGTGAGGGTAAGGCTGGGCTAATGATTGAGTAATATTTATGACAATAATAAATCCAAATTAGGACACTACTCAATAATTACATCCGATTCCGGCTTGCATATTTTGGAACTTCGTTTGTATTTTCTACCGATTTTGTGATATAAATACGAAAGATTGCCAAATAATATAAGACTCTGACGACTCAAATCTTTAAAATGAAAAAAGGAAGGCAAAAATGACCATCAAAATTCTTATGAAAAGACAGGTTCCTGAGGATAAATTTAAAGCGTTGAAGGAACTGATCGATCAGCTTCGGTCTGCCACCACCGGCCAGCCC comes from the Candidatus Desulfatibia profunda genome and includes:
- a CDS encoding site-specific DNA-methyltransferase — protein: MKAKHRIYFKNCTQMDEIEDNSVDLTVTSPPYPMIEMWDSVFSKQNPLIEAALIKGEGLKSFELMHDILDFIWAEVYRVLKPGGFACINIGDATRTINGNFVLYPNHMRILKTALELGFSALPCILWRKQTNAPNKFMGSGMLPAGAYVTLEHEYILILRKGPKREFKKEEEKKIRRESAFFWEERNSWFSDVWFDVKGTPQALNDKDVRKRSAAYPFEVVYRLINMYSAKGDTVLDPFLGTGTTTAAAIASGRNSIGYEIDSTLENVIDRIKDAVVDSSKQFIRRRLARHMEFVVERLTTKGGFKYENEHYGFPVMTAQEKELIFNDPLNITQAETGVFEVEYSDRPQPEFCKNWSKELKQKDLGLITEQIYYSSPDKNSTQMKLF